The Ovis aries strain OAR_USU_Benz2616 breed Rambouillet chromosome 8, ARS-UI_Ramb_v3.0, whole genome shotgun sequence genome includes the window TCTTGGAGGGGCAAAGGAGTGAGGGAAGTTGCCCATCATCAGTCCAACGAAACTGCCCAAAGGGCAGAGGCCGCCTCTGTCCTCAGGGTCTCAGACGAGTGTGGGTGATCACAAGTCTGCTTGGAGGAGGGGTGAGTAAGCACACCTCTGGATGTTgttcataatatttattttggaaaaatattttaaaaaggaatttcttCATTAACAAAACAGTAAAAAACTCAAATAACATTTGCACAATAttccataaatacatttatatacaaaaaaatatagtcacattgaCCCGAAGTGCCTTTGTACAtatttaccaaaaatttaaattataaaaaatgaacATCACAAAATACTCAAGCTTTACAGatatcatgaaaaatatttttacaagtcCAAAAAATAACGCACATTTTTTCCACctagaaaaacacattttagtATCAAAAAGGACAATAAAGGCAGTGTTTGTGATTCTAATTCAAGAGAAGACTGGCTCATAAGAATCCAGAATATACACTTCAGGCAGTGCGTGCTTCTTACGTAGTGATCAAGtccattcatttaaatatatattttttaaaagcgaCCGTCCATAGTGCAATGGGAACGTCCTAGAGGCAGAGCAGCGGCTGCGGGAGCGCCCGCCGCCCCCGGCAGGAAGAGGACCTGGCTTCCAGCAGCAGTCAGGAGCACGTCCGCTCCTCCCAGCAGCATCGTCGGGGCCGACACCTCGGAAGTTCCTTGTTCTGCAGGAACGGAACTTGCCCCGTCACCTCCACGTCACACCTAGAGGACCCAGGAGACGGGGGAGGTTAGCGCGGCCGGAGGCCCAGTTCTGGCTCCCCAGCTGCAGGCGGGCCCCGCAAGCCCGCTCTGACCTCAGTTGCGATGACACACTCGTCCTGCTCCTCGGATATGACGTACACCGACTGGTACTTTGTGTCTTTTGAAGCAGAGTACACAGAGTCCGGCCTTTTTCTTTCAGACGCTTCTCCACTAGAGGAAAATTAAAGAGCCACAGTCAACACGTGGGCACCTTTGTGAACAGGAAAACGACCAGAGCTTGGAGGAGCACACCCAGCTGGGCCCCCGGCCCAGCCTGTCCTGTGCCCAGCCTGTCCTGCCCATCCCTCGGGTGTCGGGGCGCCCTCTCCAGCTGGTCCCCCTACCCAGCCTGTCCTGCCCATCCCCCAGGTGTTGGGGTGTCCTCCCCGGGAAGGCCCCCCTGCCCAGCCTGTCCAGCCCATCCCCCGGGTGTTGGGGTGTCCTCCGCGGGATGGCAACCCTGCCCAGCCTGTCCTGCCCATCCCCCGGGTGTTGGGGTGTCCTCCCCGGGAAGGCCCCCCTGCCCAGCCTGTCCTGCCCATCCCCTGGGTGTCAGGGTGTCCTCCCCGGGAAGGCCCCCCTGCCCAGCCTGTCCTGCCCATCCCCCGGGTGTCGGGGCGCCCTCCCCAGGAAGGCCCCCCTTCCCAGCCTGTCCTGCTCATCCCTCAGGTGTCGGGGCGCCCTCTCCAGCTGGTCCCCCTGCCCAGCCTGTCCTGCCCATCCCCCAGGTGTCGGGGTGCCCTCTCTAGCTGGCCCTGCCTGCCCAGCCTGTCCTGCCCATCCCTCGGGTGTCGGGGTGCCCTCTCCAGCTGGCCCCCCTGCCCAGCTTGTTCTGCCCATTCCTTGAGTGTCGGGGCACCTTCTCCAGCTGGCCCCCTGACCAGCTGGCCTCCCCATGTGCCCCCTCCAGGCCGAAGCACTCACCCTCTGAGTGTCGGGGCGCCCTTCTCCTCCCCCGCAGAGCCCTGGGGCTGGCACTTGGCATCGTGCTTGCCATGGGGCTCCGCAGTGGCTGAGGTGCCCTTGAGGCCCTGCAGCAGGTTGTAGCCCACGGCGGGGTCTCGAGCTGTGAGGCCATTTTTCTCCGCACTGGGCTCCACGTGGAAGTCTGCCTTCTTGTTGGTGTTCTTGATCTGCGTGGCTCCGATGACGCTGACGGAGACGTCCTTCTCGCGCCGGCGGCTGGCCAGGTTGTTCATGGTCTCCGTCTCCCCCCGGCAGGGGTCTACAGGGGGCCGGCGCTTCTGCAGCCTCAGCCGCACGCAGACCACCGTGGCGGCACAGCCCAGCAGCAGTGTGAGGACCAGCACCACGCCCGCCCCAACGGCCACCCAGGGGAACGGGCCGGCCTGGCCCTCCACGTACTGCTCCGTGAGGTCCACCACCACGGGGCCCGGGGGCGGCTCGGGGAGCAGGAACTGGCAGTTGGGGCCCCCGTAGCCCCGGGCACACTCGCACAGGTAGCGGAAGGCCCGTTCGTGGCAGGTGGCCCCGTTGTGGCAGGGCGCGTGCTCGCACCTGCTGATGGGGGCACTGCAGTTCCTGCCCGTGTACCCGGGGGGGCAGGTGCAGGAGTACTCGTTCACGCCGTCCCGGCAGGTGCCCCCGTGGGCACACGGGGAGGAGGCACAGTCGTCCACGTTGTCGTCACAGTGCCTCCCAGAGAAGCCAGCCTGGCAGCGGCAGACGTAAGCGTCGCCGAGGTCCACGCACTGCGCACCTGGGGCACAGACAGGGCGGCAGCTCATCACCGGGGGCATCCTGGAGCATCTGCTGCCCCTGCCACCAGGCCGCACACCAGAGCAGAGGCGGGGGACCAGACAGAGGCCAGCACTGAGGCAGCCCGCGGCACATGCCAGCCCACGGCAGGGGTGGGCAAGGGGCGGGGTTCTGGTCCAAACCCACAAATTATGTAGAAAATACAGGCTGACACCTCCCGACATGCGCCGAGCAAAGCGCTTCGCCTGCGCTGCTGAATTCCTCCTCACAGCAAGCCAGCGGAGGACCcagttcacagatgaggaaaccgaggcttaaAAGGGTGGTGCACTTGCCGCGGTTTCAGTTAGTGAAGAGCAAGAattgagacagaaagaaagagaaaagaagaaaggcggGGAGGGGCTAGGCATGGGTCTTTGTCTTTCCAGAGCCAAGTCTGACGACCCTGCCTAGTCCCCTCTAAAGATGAAGCGTCCAGTGCGTGTTGTTCAATGGCTGGAAACAAGCCGGAGAGAGAGCTCGGCCCCAGCACTGCCTGTGGGGCACACGGAGAGCAGAGCGAGACGGTCCCTCTCTTGCCCACGGTCACGTCCAGTGCAGAAGCGCCTGAGATGGTCCAGGCTGTCTGGGCCCAGCTTCCCCACCCATGAGTTTCCGTGGGGCATCCCTCCCACTCGTGGAGATCACGCAGCCTCACTAGCCGGCTCTGCCTGGAGACCAAGCGGAGTTGGGCTGGCCCCCAAACATGCAGCGGCTGGGCTGTCGTGAGGGCGGGCCCATGGACACTGGGGTCTCGAGCACCTGAGGAGCAGCAGGACTGCCATCGAGTCACTGCATCTCCGCCCGAGCAGGTCCTGCAGGGAAGGAACACTCCTGCCTGCCTTTCCAGCCCCCTGGGTGTTTCCAGACTCAAGGGTAAGACTTCTGTGAAGTTTCTCATCGTTCAGACAAAAGGGCTTCTGAGACTCAAGGCAGCTCACAGTGATGAACTCAGCTTGAAACTAAACCCACACGCTTCTCATCAATGTGGACCCCTGGACAAAGTCTCAGGTGGGTCAGGCAGCCCCCTTACCATTGGAACAAGGCGAGGAACTGCAGGAATCCATCTTCTTCTCACAGTTAAAGCCAGAAAAGCCCCCAGGACAGCGGCAGGTGTACCCGCCCTCGGGGTTGTCGGAGCACCGGCCCCCATTGAAGCAGGGGCCGTCGGCACACACCATGGCACTCAGCTCGCAGACCCTGCCGTAGAAGCCAGGCGGGCAGGTGCAGGAGTAGCTGTTCTCAAGGTCCTGAGTGACGGAGAAGACGAGGAAAGCTTTCCTAGTCGCTCCCAAGAACCCTCCCAGTCTGCCTCAGACCAGGGCTCCCGGCCGACGGGACGGCCCGCGGCGGCTGGACTCACCGTGCAGCTCCCGCCGTTCCTGCAAGGCCCGCCGCGGCACTCGTCCACCTCCGTCTCGCAGCCGGCCCCCGTGTACCCAGGCCGGCAGGAGCACGTGTAGCTCCCTTGGCCCGTGTTGGTGCAGGTGGCGCCGTTCCTGCAGGGCTTGTGGTGCGTGCAGTAGTTGAGGTCTGCGAGGGTGGAGGCGGGGAGAGGAGAGATGCGGGAGGCGGCCTCACCTGCGGCCGAGCCCAGGCGGGCAGGCTGCGGGGGCGGATGCTTACCCTGGTTGCAGAAGAGGCCCCCCCAGCCCT containing:
- the DLL1 gene encoding delta-like protein 1, encoding MGGRCALALAVLSALLCQVWSSGVFELKLQEFVNKKGLLGNRNCCRGGAGPPPCACRTFFRVCLKHYQASVSPEPPCTYGSAVTPVLGIDSFSLPDGAGADPAFSNPIRFPFGFTWPGTFSLIIEALHTDSPDDLATENPERLISRLATQRHLAVGEEWSQDLHSSGRTDLKYSYRFVCDEHYFGEGCSVFCRPRDDAFGHFTCGERGEKVCNPGWKGQYCTEPICLPGCDEQHGFCDKPGECKCRVGWQGRYCDQCIRYPGCLHGTCQQPWQCNCQEGWGGLFCNQDLNYCTHHKPCRNGATCTNTGQGSYTCSCRPGYTGAGCETEVDECRGGPCRNGGSCTDLENSYSCTCPPGFYGRVCELSAMVCADGPCFNGGRCSDNPEGGYTCRCPGGFSGFNCEKKMDSCSSSPCSNGAQCVDLGDAYVCRCQAGFSGRHCDDNVDDCASSPCAHGGTCRDGVNEYSCTCPPGYTGRNCSAPISRCEHAPCHNGATCHERAFRYLCECARGYGGPNCQFLLPEPPPGPVVVDLTEQYVEGQAGPFPWVAVGAGVVLVLTLLLGCAATVVCVRLRLQKRRPPVDPCRGETETMNNLASRRREKDVSVSVIGATQIKNTNKKADFHVEPSAEKNGLTARDPAVGYNLLQGLKGTSATAEPHGKHDAKCQPQGSAGEEKGAPTLRGGEASERKRPDSVYSASKDTKYQSVYVISEEQDECVIATEV